CGCTTCACCACATCGGTCAAACGTTACAGGCGAACTGTCCGCCGGACGGCTTCGTCGGGCGCTACGGCGGGGAAGAGTTCTTGATGGTACTCGAGGACGTCGGAGACGTGAGGTCGATTGCCGACGACATCGTCACTGTCGTCCGGGATACACCATTCTCGTTCGAAGGGACAACAATCCCGATGACGGTGTCGATCGGAGCCACGCTTGCAGGAGCGGAGCCCGGCACGGTCGTATTCGAACGTGCCGACGCCGCGCTCTATCAGGCAAAGATGAACGGGCGCGATCAAGCGAAAATTGGATAAATAAAAAATCGGTCCCGCGGGGCCGATTTTTTTAGTGGATATTTTTCTTTTTGAACTGGCCGCCCCGGACGTCATGGATATTGCCGATGGCGAGGAACGCCTTCTCGTCATAGTCGTCGAGGATGTCTTTCAGTTTCGTCTCTTCAAGTCGGCTGATGACGGTGAAGACGACCTTCTTGCCGTCGCCCGTGTAGGCGCCTTCCCCGTGCAAATACGTCACACCCCGGCCGAGTCGGTCCATGATGGCTTGACCGACGTCATCGGGTGAGGTGGTGATGATCCACGCGGCCTTCGACTGATCGATTCCTTCGAGCACGATATCGATCGTCTTGAAGGCGATGAAATACGTGAGGAGCGAGTACATGGCCCGGTCCCAGCTGAAGACGAACCCGGCCATTCCGAGGATGAAGATGTTGAAGAACATGACGATCTCACCGACGGAGAACGGCAACCGGTCCGTGAACGATACGGCCAAAATCTCGGTCCCGTCGAGCGACCCACCGGCCCGGATGACGAGCCCGACCCCGGCGCCGAGCAAGAAGCCGCCGAACACGGTCGACAACAGCAAATCGTCAGTGAACGGCTCGACCGAATGGAGCAAGATCGTGAAGCCGGACATGAGCGTGATCGCCAACAACGTGACGACGGCGAACGTCTTCCCGATTTGGCGATAGCCGAAGAAGATGAACGGGATGTTGAACAAGACGAGCCAGATGGCGAGCTTCGTGTCGGTCAAATACGACGTGATGATCGAGACGCCGACGATGCCGCCGTCGATGATTTGGTTCGGGACGAGGAATGCCTCGAGCCCGACCGCGAAGATGAAGGCGCCGAGCAACAGGAGCAGCCCCTTGGCGAGAAGCTCGGTCGGTTTGATCGGGTTATGGACACGTTTCAAGCGGAGCATTTCCTCCGGAGTCGGGGAAGGCATCGGTGGACGCTGCATCGGGGGTCACTCCCTTTTTCTTTTTAGTATAGCAAACCTCACACGAGATGAAGCAGAAGCGGCAGACAATCTGACACAAGTTTTTGTCGATATCGTATATGCTATTTTACTATTATTTTATGCTAGACTAGGAAAGTTGATTTATAAAGGAGGACATGATTCATGAAACGTGACAATCGAGCCTGGCTGATGGGCTTTCAAATCATTATGAATATCATCGGCGGGATGATCGCGGCGTACGGCCTCGAGTCGGTGTTGATCCCGAATAGCGTGTCGGACGGCGGCATCACCGGCATCAGCATCGTCGTCTCCCAACTGACGGGCGTGCCGCTCGGGGTGTTCCTCGGAATTCTGAACATCCCGTTCGTCTATCTCGGCTATAAGCAGATCGGGAAGAGCTTCGCCATCCTATCGGTCACGGGCATCGCCTCGCTCTCAATCGGGACGCTCATCATGCACCGCGTCCCGACGATTATCGATGGGGACACGCTGCTCGTCACGGTCGTCGGCGGAATCATTCTCGGACTCGGGATGGGGCTATCGCTCCGGAACGGAGGCGCCCTCGACGGCATCGACATGCTGGCCGTCCTGTTATCACGGAAGTTGCCGTTCGGGACGAGCGACTTGATTCTGTTCTTGAACGTGTTCGTCTTCATCGTCGTCTCGACGGTGTTCGGCCTGCAAGGAGCGGTGCTGTCGGCCATCGCCTACTTCATCGCCTCGAAAGTGATTCATATCGTTGAGGAGGGACTGAGCGGTGCGAAGACGTTCAAGATCATCACGGGCGCGCCTGAGGTCATGGTCGAGACGATTCGCGACCGGCTCGGTCGGAGCGCGACGCTCAACCAGATTCAAGGTGCCTACTCGAAAGAGTGCTATTACGAGATCACGTGCGTCATCAACCGGCTCGAGGAGCGGAAGATGAAAGAAATCATCAACCAGGTCGACCCAGAGGCGTTCGTCGTCGTGTACGAGGTGTCCGAGGTCAAAGGCGGGAATTTCCGAAAACGCGATATCCATTGATTCACATCGAGCAGCCGCGGCTGCTTGATTTTTTTTGTAGAAGCAGGGAAATGCGGGACGGATAGGGAACAAGTGGGGATTCAGAAAGGAGAGACCGTATGCGTCCGCTGTTATTAGGTGTACTCGCCGCCTTGTTTTTCGCGAGCACGTTCGTCTTGAATGAATCGATGCAGGTCGGCGGAGGCAGTTGGGCGTATAGCGCCTCGCTCCGCTTCCTGTTCATGATCCCGCTGCTCATGGTCGTCGTGGCCGTCCGGGGTGGCATGACCCGGGTGCGCCACGCCATCGTCGACGAGCCGTGGCCGTGGCTCGTCTGGGGGACGGTCGGCTTCGGTCTGTTTTACGTCCCGATCTGTCTCGCCGCCGAGGTCGCCCCGCCTTGGCTCATCGCCGGCACGTGGCAAGTGACGATTATCGCCGGGGCGCTGTTGTCGCCCCTCTTCCGTCGTGGTGACGGGACGCGGGAACGGATTCCGTGGACGGCGCTCCGCTTCTCGGGGCTTATCCTGTTCGGCGTCGTCTTGATGCAAGTCGAGTTCCTCGCCGACTTCGAGCCACGTTTCTTGGCGGTGGGTGTGCTTCCGGTACTGATTGCTGCGTTCGCCTATCCGCTCGGTAACCGGAAGATGATGGCCCACACCGACCTCGACGTGTTCGAGCGCATCCTCGGTATGTGTATCGGTTCGCTCCCGGTCTGGCTCCTCTTGTTCGGTTACGGGTTGACGACCGGTGCGCCCACGGGTTCGCAACTGACGCAGACGCTCCTCGTCGCACTCTTGTCGGGCGTCGTCGCGACGGTACTCTTCTTCAAGGCGACCGACCTCGTCAAACACGATATGGGGAGACTGGCGACGGTCGAGGCGACCCAGGCGCTCGAGGTGTTGTTCGCGCTTATCGGCGAATTGTTTTTCCTCGGGGCACATCTGCCGTCCGGGCTGTCGCTCGTCGGCATCTC
This sequence is a window from Exiguobacterium mexicanum. Protein-coding genes within it:
- a CDS encoding YitT family protein; translated protein: MQRPPMPSPTPEEMLRLKRVHNPIKPTELLAKGLLLLLGAFIFAVGLEAFLVPNQIIDGGIVGVSIITSYLTDTKLAIWLVLFNIPFIFFGYRQIGKTFAVVTLLAITLMSGFTILLHSVEPFTDDLLLSTVFGGFLLGAGVGLVIRAGGSLDGTEILAVSFTDRLPFSVGEIVMFFNIFILGMAGFVFSWDRAMYSLLTYFIAFKTIDIVLEGIDQSKAAWIITTSPDDVGQAIMDRLGRGVTYLHGEGAYTGDGKKVVFTVISRLEETKLKDILDDYDEKAFLAIGNIHDVRGGQFKKKNIH
- a CDS encoding YitT family protein yields the protein MKRDNRAWLMGFQIIMNIIGGMIAAYGLESVLIPNSVSDGGITGISIVVSQLTGVPLGVFLGILNIPFVYLGYKQIGKSFAILSVTGIASLSIGTLIMHRVPTIIDGDTLLVTVVGGIILGLGMGLSLRNGGALDGIDMLAVLLSRKLPFGTSDLILFLNVFVFIVVSTVFGLQGAVLSAIAYFIASKVIHIVEEGLSGAKTFKIITGAPEVMVETIRDRLGRSATLNQIQGAYSKECYYEITCVINRLEERKMKEIINQVDPEAFVVVYEVSEVKGGNFRKRDIH
- a CDS encoding DMT family transporter — protein: MRPLLLGVLAALFFASTFVLNESMQVGGGSWAYSASLRFLFMIPLLMVVVAVRGGMTRVRHAIVDEPWPWLVWGTVGFGLFYVPICLAAEVAPPWLIAGTWQVTIIAGALLSPLFRRGDGTRERIPWTALRFSGLILFGVVLMQVEFLADFEPRFLAVGVLPVLIAAFAYPLGNRKMMAHTDLDVFERILGMCIGSLPVWLLLFGYGLTTGAPTGSQLTQTLLVALLSGVVATVLFFKATDLVKHDMGRLATVEATQALEVLFALIGELFFLGAHLPSGLSLVGISLVMIGVVLHSRSQFRVKEKTVPAANRYDKEG